A genome region from Canis lupus dingo isolate Sandy chromosome 7, ASM325472v2, whole genome shotgun sequence includes the following:
- the TRAF3IP3 gene encoding TRAF3-interacting JNK-activating modulator isoform X1, whose amino-acid sequence MISPDPRPSPGLARGAESYEAKCERRQEIRESRRCRPNVTTCRRVGKALRTQQREQLQSARQREFFRRRDLEVEETGKAQSPRAKERGPSRRPGQPTDLKEPLSWANRISSPRQQVSGTSSEVFPSQHHLPSGPWRDLASQPSQAEDLSLKDYPAKKPPKHHRGTQTKAETAQPAIKNDASQQTNYGVAVLDKEIIQLSEYLKEALQRELVLKQKMVILQDLLSTLIRASDSSWKGQLNEDKLKGKLRSLENQLYTCTQKYSPWGMKKVLLEMEDQKNSYEQKAKESLQKVLEEKMSAEQQLQSTQRSLALAEQKCEEWRSQYEALKEDWRKLGTQHRELESQLHVLQSKLQGADSRDLQMNQALQLLENEHQELQAKIELLQGDRDSSDTQHLQDQLKRSEEEKLTLMAKVQQLQGLLQNQSLQLQEQEKLLTKKDQALPLWSPKPSHNEVEPEGTGKEKEWDFRDQLQKKTLQLQAKEKECRELHSELDNLSDEYLSCLRKLQHCREELNQSQQPPPRRQYGQWLSMLMIMIAIALAVLLANKDSLMI is encoded by the exons ATGATCAGCCCAGACCCCAGGCCTTCCCCTGGCTTGGCCCGGGGGGCTGAGAGCTATGAGGCCAAGTGTGAACGCCGGCAGGAAATCCGTGAGAGCCGTCGTTGCCGCCCCAATGTGACCACTTGCCGCCGGGTGGGGAAGGCACTGAGGACCCAGCAGAGAGAGCAGCTCCAGAGTGCACGACAACGGGAGTTCTTCAGGAGGAGGGACCTGGAGGTGGAGGAGACAGGCAAggcccagagccccagggccaAGGAGCGAGGTCCCTCCAGGAGGCCAGGCCAGCCAACTGACCTCAAGGAACCCTTGTCTTGGGCCAACAGGATCTCTTCCCCCCGGCAGCAG GTGTCAGGGACCAGCTCTGAGGTCTTTccaagccagcatcaccttcccTCAGGCCCCTGGAGGGATTTGGCCAGCCAGCCCTCCCAGGCTGAGGACCTTTCACTGAAGGATTATCCCGCCAAAAAACCACCCAAACACCACCGTG GCACCCAGACAAAGGCAGAAACAGCCCAGCCAGCAATTAAGAATGATGCCAGTCAGCAGACCAA tTATGGAGTTGCAGTTCTAGATAAG gaAATCATCCAGCTTTCTGAGTACCTCAAA GAGGCCCTACAGAGGGAGCTGgttctaaaacaaaaaatggtCATTCTCCAAGACCTACTGTCCACTCTGATAAGGGCCTCTGACAGCTCTTGGAAG GGCCAGCTGAATGAAGACAAATTGAAGGGCAAACTGAGATCTTTAGAAAACCAGCTGTACACCTGTACCCAG AAATACTCCCCTTGGGGAATGAAAAAGGTGTTATTGGAGATGGAAGACCAGAAAAACAGCTATGAGCAGAAGGCCAAGGAGTCACTGCAGAAAGTGCTGGAGGAGAAAATGAGTGCAGAGCAGCAATTGCAAAGCACACAG CGGTCCCTGGCTCTGGCCGAGCAGAAGTGTGAAGAGTGGAGGAGCCAGTATGAAGCTCTGAAGGAGGACTGGAGGAAACTGGGGACCCAGCACCGAGAGCTGGAGAGCCAACTCCATGTGCTTCAGTCTAAATTGCAG GGAGCAGACAGTAGAGACCTACAGATGAACCAGGCTCTGCAACTTCTGGAGAATGAGCACCAGGAACTACAGGCCAAGATTGAACTTCTACAGGGGGACAGAGACAGCTCAGATACCCAACACCTACAAG atcAACTGAAGAGGTCAGAGGAGGAGAAACTCACCCTGATGGCCAAAGTACAGCAGCTGCAGG GTCTGCTCCAGAATCAATCCTTACAGCTTCAAGAACAGGAGAAACTCTTAACAAAGAAAG ATCAGGCTTTGCCTCTGTGGAGTCCAAAGCCCTCCCATAATGAAGTGGAACCTGAGGgtacagggaaggagaaagaatgggaTTTCAGAGACCAGCTGCAAAAGAAGACTTTGCAGCTCCAGGCCAAGGAAAAGGAG TGCAGAGAACTGCATTCGGAGTTAGACAACCTCAGTGACGAGTATCTCTCCTGCCTACGTAAGCTGCAGCATTGTCGAGAAGAGCTGAACCAGAGCCAACAGCCGCCTCCCAGA AGGCAATATGGCCAGTGGCTCTCGATGCTGATGATAATGATTGCTATAGCACTGGCAGTGCTCCTGGCCAACAAGGACAGCCTGATGATATGA
- the TRAF3IP3 gene encoding TRAF3-interacting JNK-activating modulator isoform X2 gives MISPDPRPSPGLARGAESYEAKCERRQEIRESRRCRPNVTTCRRVGKALRTQQREQLQSARQREFFRRRDLEVEETGKAQSPRAKERGPSRRPGQPTDLKEPLSWANRISSPRQQVSGTSSEVFPSQHHLPSGPWRDLASQPSQAEDLSLKDYPAKKPPKHHRGTQTKAETAQPAIKNDASQQTNYGVAVLDKEIIQLSEYLKEALQRELVLKQKMVILQDLLSTLIRASDSSWKGQLNEDKLKGKLRSLENQLYTCTQKYSPWGMKKVLLEMEDQKNSYEQKAKESLQKVLEEKMSAEQQLQSTQRSLALAEQKCEEWRSQYEALKEDWRKLGTQHRELESQLHVLQSKLQGADSRDLQMNQALQLLENEHQELQAKIELLQGDRDSSDTQHLQDQLKRSEEEKLTLMAKVQQLQGLLQNQSLQLQEQEKLLTKKVQRTAFGVRQPQ, from the exons ATGATCAGCCCAGACCCCAGGCCTTCCCCTGGCTTGGCCCGGGGGGCTGAGAGCTATGAGGCCAAGTGTGAACGCCGGCAGGAAATCCGTGAGAGCCGTCGTTGCCGCCCCAATGTGACCACTTGCCGCCGGGTGGGGAAGGCACTGAGGACCCAGCAGAGAGAGCAGCTCCAGAGTGCACGACAACGGGAGTTCTTCAGGAGGAGGGACCTGGAGGTGGAGGAGACAGGCAAggcccagagccccagggccaAGGAGCGAGGTCCCTCCAGGAGGCCAGGCCAGCCAACTGACCTCAAGGAACCCTTGTCTTGGGCCAACAGGATCTCTTCCCCCCGGCAGCAG GTGTCAGGGACCAGCTCTGAGGTCTTTccaagccagcatcaccttcccTCAGGCCCCTGGAGGGATTTGGCCAGCCAGCCCTCCCAGGCTGAGGACCTTTCACTGAAGGATTATCCCGCCAAAAAACCACCCAAACACCACCGTG GCACCCAGACAAAGGCAGAAACAGCCCAGCCAGCAATTAAGAATGATGCCAGTCAGCAGACCAA tTATGGAGTTGCAGTTCTAGATAAG gaAATCATCCAGCTTTCTGAGTACCTCAAA GAGGCCCTACAGAGGGAGCTGgttctaaaacaaaaaatggtCATTCTCCAAGACCTACTGTCCACTCTGATAAGGGCCTCTGACAGCTCTTGGAAG GGCCAGCTGAATGAAGACAAATTGAAGGGCAAACTGAGATCTTTAGAAAACCAGCTGTACACCTGTACCCAG AAATACTCCCCTTGGGGAATGAAAAAGGTGTTATTGGAGATGGAAGACCAGAAAAACAGCTATGAGCAGAAGGCCAAGGAGTCACTGCAGAAAGTGCTGGAGGAGAAAATGAGTGCAGAGCAGCAATTGCAAAGCACACAG CGGTCCCTGGCTCTGGCCGAGCAGAAGTGTGAAGAGTGGAGGAGCCAGTATGAAGCTCTGAAGGAGGACTGGAGGAAACTGGGGACCCAGCACCGAGAGCTGGAGAGCCAACTCCATGTGCTTCAGTCTAAATTGCAG GGAGCAGACAGTAGAGACCTACAGATGAACCAGGCTCTGCAACTTCTGGAGAATGAGCACCAGGAACTACAGGCCAAGATTGAACTTCTACAGGGGGACAGAGACAGCTCAGATACCCAACACCTACAAG atcAACTGAAGAGGTCAGAGGAGGAGAAACTCACCCTGATGGCCAAAGTACAGCAGCTGCAGG GTCTGCTCCAGAATCAATCCTTACAGCTTCAAGAACAGGAGAAACTCTTAACAAAGAAAG TGCAGAGAACTGCATTCGGAGTTAGACAACCTCAGTGA
- the C7H1orf74 gene encoding UPF0739 protein C1orf74 homolog isoform X1: MRSRPVPPRAASGFRCWRRSLRASASWRRPAGNRKALPSPRAGGGSGSRKPLPQVSGAQTCGPGKGTVASCAGASELQSYLEELRALGFPTQGLHILEIGENSLIVSPERVCQSLEQVLLGTIAFVDVSSSQPHPSICSLDQLQDLKALMAEIITHLQGLQKDLSVAVSCSRLRSSDWNLCTVFGILLGYPVPYTFQLNQGDDNCLALTPLRVFAARISWLRGHPPVLLYSFSVPESSFPALREILNTWEEDLRTRCRAQNDFADLSISSEIVTLPAVAL, translated from the exons ATGCGCAGTAGGCCTGTTCCGCCGCGCGCCGCGAGCGGTTTCCGGTGTTGGCGGCGGAGCCTGCGGGCTTCCGCGTCTTGGCGGCGGCCCGCAGGGAACCGGAAGGCGCTTCCGAGCCCGCGAGCCGGCGGCGGAAGCGGAAGCaggaa gccGTTGCCTCAAGTGTCTGGAGCTCAGACGTGCGGCCCAGGGAAGGGAACTGTGGCTAG TTGTGCAGGGGCATCAGAGCTTCAGAGCTATCTGGAGGAGCTGCGGGCCCTGGGCTTCCCCACCCAGGGACTTCACATCCTGGAGATCGGAGAAAACAGCTTGATTGTCAGTCCCGAGCGTGTATGTCAGTCCTTGGAGCAGGTGCTGCTTGGTACCATAGCCTTTGTGGATGTTTCCAGCTCCCAGCCTCACCCGTCTATCTGCTCCCTGGACCAGCTTCAGGATTTGAAGGCCCTGATGGCTGAGATCATCACGCATCTGCAAGGGCTGCAGAAGGACCTGTCCGTGGCAGTCTCCTGCAGCAGACTTCGTTCCTCAGACTGGAATCTCTGTACTGTGTTTGGGATCCTCCTGGGCTATCCTGTTCCGTATACCTTTCAACTGAACCAGGGAGATGACAACTGCTTAGCCCTGACCCCACTACGGGTGTTTGCTGCTCGGATCTCATGGCTGCGTGGTCATCCCCCAGTCTTGCTGTATTCCTTTAGTGTCCCAGAGAGCTCGTTCCCAGCCCTGAGAGAGATTCTAAATACTTGGGAGGAAGACCTTAGAACTCGATGTAGGGCTCAGAATGACTTTGCTGACCTGAGCATCTCCTCCGAGATAGTCACGCTCCCAGCAGTGGCTCTCTGA
- the C7H1orf74 gene encoding UPF0739 protein C1orf74 homolog isoform X2, translated as MSLADPVSAPSPQRLVAAAQQTLGMGKRRCPPQAVCLHLAGEVLAVARGLKPALLYDCSCAGASELQSYLEELRALGFPTQGLHILEIGENSLIVSPERVCQSLEQVLLGTIAFVDVSSSQPHPSICSLDQLQDLKALMAEIITHLQGLQKDLSVAVSCSRLRSSDWNLCTVFGILLGYPVPYTFQLNQGDDNCLALTPLRVFAARISWLRGHPPVLLYSFSVPESSFPALREILNTWEEDLRTRCRAQNDFADLSISSEIVTLPAVAL; from the coding sequence ATGTCACTTGCAGATCCCGTGTCAGCACCAAGCCCTCAGAGGCTGGTGGCAGCTGCTCAGCAGACCCTGGGCATGGGGAAGAGACGGTGCCCACCCCAAGCCGTCTGCCTTCACCTAGCTGGAGAGGTGCTGGCTGTGGCCCGGGGACTGAAGCCAGCTCTGCTGTATGATTGCAGTTGTGCAGGGGCATCAGAGCTTCAGAGCTATCTGGAGGAGCTGCGGGCCCTGGGCTTCCCCACCCAGGGACTTCACATCCTGGAGATCGGAGAAAACAGCTTGATTGTCAGTCCCGAGCGTGTATGTCAGTCCTTGGAGCAGGTGCTGCTTGGTACCATAGCCTTTGTGGATGTTTCCAGCTCCCAGCCTCACCCGTCTATCTGCTCCCTGGACCAGCTTCAGGATTTGAAGGCCCTGATGGCTGAGATCATCACGCATCTGCAAGGGCTGCAGAAGGACCTGTCCGTGGCAGTCTCCTGCAGCAGACTTCGTTCCTCAGACTGGAATCTCTGTACTGTGTTTGGGATCCTCCTGGGCTATCCTGTTCCGTATACCTTTCAACTGAACCAGGGAGATGACAACTGCTTAGCCCTGACCCCACTACGGGTGTTTGCTGCTCGGATCTCATGGCTGCGTGGTCATCCCCCAGTCTTGCTGTATTCCTTTAGTGTCCCAGAGAGCTCGTTCCCAGCCCTGAGAGAGATTCTAAATACTTGGGAGGAAGACCTTAGAACTCGATGTAGGGCTCAGAATGACTTTGCTGACCTGAGCATCTCCTCCGAGATAGTCACGCTCCCAGCAGTGGCTCTCTGA
- the C7H1orf74 gene encoding UPF0739 protein C1orf74 homolog isoform X3, whose protein sequence is MRSRPVPPRAASGFRCWRRSLRASASWRRPAGNRKALPSPRAGGGSGSRKPLPQVSGAQTCGPGKGTVASSQPHPSICSLDQLQDLKALMAEIITHLQGLQKDLSVAVSCSRLRSSDWNLCTVFGILLGYPVPYTFQLNQGDDNCLALTPLRVFAARISWLRGHPPVLLYSFSVPESSFPALREILNTWEEDLRTRCRAQNDFADLSISSEIVTLPAVAL, encoded by the exons ATGCGCAGTAGGCCTGTTCCGCCGCGCGCCGCGAGCGGTTTCCGGTGTTGGCGGCGGAGCCTGCGGGCTTCCGCGTCTTGGCGGCGGCCCGCAGGGAACCGGAAGGCGCTTCCGAGCCCGCGAGCCGGCGGCGGAAGCGGAAGCaggaa gccGTTGCCTCAAGTGTCTGGAGCTCAGACGTGCGGCCCAGGGAAGGGAACTGTGGCTAG CTCCCAGCCTCACCCGTCTATCTGCTCCCTGGACCAGCTTCAGGATTTGAAGGCCCTGATGGCTGAGATCATCACGCATCTGCAAGGGCTGCAGAAGGACCTGTCCGTGGCAGTCTCCTGCAGCAGACTTCGTTCCTCAGACTGGAATCTCTGTACTGTGTTTGGGATCCTCCTGGGCTATCCTGTTCCGTATACCTTTCAACTGAACCAGGGAGATGACAACTGCTTAGCCCTGACCCCACTACGGGTGTTTGCTGCTCGGATCTCATGGCTGCGTGGTCATCCCCCAGTCTTGCTGTATTCCTTTAGTGTCCCAGAGAGCTCGTTCCCAGCCCTGAGAGAGATTCTAAATACTTGGGAGGAAGACCTTAGAACTCGATGTAGGGCTCAGAATGACTTTGCTGACCTGAGCATCTCCTCCGAGATAGTCACGCTCCCAGCAGTGGCTCTCTGA